From a single Papaver somniferum cultivar HN1 unplaced genomic scaffold, ASM357369v1 unplaced-scaffold_133, whole genome shotgun sequence genomic region:
- the LOC113333754 gene encoding zinc finger BED domain-containing protein RICESLEEPER 2-like encodes MLEKCLLDWGLEDLFGVTLDNVSANSVAIEYLQTSVINWTGAVVRAQYMQVRCDAHVLALVVKDVVLLYHKSVGRIRSVIKFVTGSPSRLAKFKECASLEKIDCKKMVFLDVKTRWNATYLMLETAIPYEKVFKRLEREDKSFRSKYIFKESESEALPNTDDDTVVIDNEYYYLSSSSESECEGDVSRKKNTKKKNKPRHHAPYAADWSYARCLVKCLKIFFDVTVKFSASVQVTSHEFLWQLALIHEQLVRLRAIGNRDPHISRMAEIMFRKYNAYWGDYEDMNSVMYFSKLLDPREKESGLKFDLECLYEQDDFRVTTVLKAVKQDMGRLYDEYTSMYSNANAEEDTGSTAAAGVDDMVVSVQEENIEDMLESRKKRRRMNVHSTHPKSELERYLLDDCEASTREFDILAWWQANSTKYKVLSLMAKDILAIPVSFVASESAFSTGKRILTPWRSSLYGRTVEALLCMQSWLQKPISLDFLCDYVPDDNSNIEDDILGKDED; translated from the exons ATGCTTGAGAAATGTTTGCTGGATTGGGGTCTAGAAGATCTTTTTGGTGTGACTTTGGACAATGTCAGTGCAAATAGTGTCGCAATTGAGTATCTTCAAACCAGTGTTATCAATTGGACAGGAGCAGTAGTGAGAGCTCAATACATGCAG GTAAGGTGTGATGCGCATGTTCTTGCGCTTGTTGTCAAAGATGTTGTGTTGTTGTATCACAAGTCAGTTGGAAGGATCAGATCAGTTATCAAGTTTGTTACTGGTTCTCCCTCTAGGTTGGCCAAATTCAAAGAATGTGCTTCTCTCGAGAAGATTGATTGTAAGAAGAtggttttccttgatgtgaagaccAGGTGGAATGCTACGTATCTGATGCTTGAAACTGCCATTCCATATGAAAAGGTATTTAAGAGGTTAGAAAGGGAGGACAAGAGCTTTCGTtctaagtatattttcaaagaatctGAAAGTGAAGCTTTACCTAATACCGATGATGATACTGTTGTAATTGATAATGAATATTATTATCTTAGTTCATCTAGTGAATCTGAATGTGAGGGAGATGTATCTAGAAAGAAGAAtactaagaaaaagaacaagcccCGTCATCATGCTCCCTATGCTGCAGACTGGTCATATGCTAGGTGTCTTGTTAAGTGtttaaaaatattctttgatgTTACTGTTAAGTTCTCGGCTTCAGTTCAGGTTACTTCACATGAATTTCTATGGCAGTTGGCATTGATCCATGAACAGTTGGTTCGTCTTAGAGCTATAGGAAACCGAGATCCTCATATTTCTAGGATGGCAGAAATAATGTTTCGGAAGTATAACGCATATTGGGGGGATTATGAAGATATGAACTCTGTTATGTATTTTTCTAAGTTGCTTGATCCTCGGGAGAAAGAATCTGGTTTGAAATTTGATCTGGAATGTTTGTATGAGCAAGATGATTTCAGGGTTACAACTGTTTTGAAGGCTGTGAAACAAGATATGGGAAGACTTTATGATGAGTACACCAGCATGTATTCAAATGCCAATGCAGAGGAAG ATACTGGGTCAACAGCTGCTGCTGGTGTTGATGACATGGTTGTTTCTGTGCAAGAAGAGAACATTGaggatatgcttgaatcaaggaagaAAAGGCGAAGAATGAATGTTCATAGTACTCATCCAAAGTCAGAACTTGAAAGGTATTTGCTTGATGACTGTGAAGCGTCTACCAGGGAGTTTGATATTCTGGCAtggtggcaggctaatagtaCCAAGTACAAGGTGCTATCACTTATGGCGAAGGATATTTTGGCAATACCAGTGTCTTTTGTTGCATCAGAATCTGCATTCAGTACCGGAAAGCGCATTCTTACCCCATGGAGAAGTTCGCTATATGGCAGGACAGTTGAAGCACTTCTATGTATGCAAAGCTGGTTGCAGAaacctatctctcttgattttctgtgtgactatgtaccagatgacaattccaacattgaagatg ACATTTTGGGAAAGGATGAAGATTAA